The DNA sequence atacaCAGGTACCTACAtctattttctttattctgtttttaAAACAGGAATTGTAGCTTTTAATCTAACAAAAATCAACTAGTCAGGAAGGGAATAGAATTAACAAATTGTCTTGTTAAAACCTGCATAAACACAGAAAgaaaatctgtttttctatttttatttaaaaaagatttatgtATATGCTTTTTgtgaaataataatatattgttctgaagctatttccttTTGAAATctaatgtaatttactattttatttgagaataaaatagtaaatattaaTATAGGAAAGAAGGAaagaaaatacagaaaaagtttgaatagttttttatttttaactattaCAATTATATACATACTGCTTCATTTTGTTAATactagtaattttttttgttaacctGGTATATTGAAAATTGTAGCTGGCGCTGGTAATTCTCTGTAGGTCTGCCATGAACGCCTGttctttttccaaatatttttccattttttgttctagagacattttctttttcattttttcactCAATGCCTTGCTACGTATGTTAATAATTTAACTACAATTCTTTTACCTTCTGATCCTCTGCTTTTTCCAGTTGAACTTCATTTTTATAGTTAAATGTTTCGTTCAGGTCTACAGAGCCGTCGGTACTGGATTGATATTCTTCATCATCGTTATCCTTTTGTGGAAAAAGAAATTCTTGGGCGTTTTGTCGAGGTTCGTTTGTTGGTGGAATAGGCGTTTTCTCACCATCTGCCTCTGATTGTTGAACTTCATTATTAACTTCAGCATGTAGTAAATATTCTTCAATTTCTGAATCACTGGAAATTTGGTCGTCATCACCGTTATCTTCAATTTCTAGTCTTTCAGGGCTGGTGGCATCAACTTCTAGGTTGGTATCAAGTCTTTGAGGGCTGGTGATATCAATTTCTGGATCGACTggttctaattttattttcggtGTTGATGAGGCTATAGATCTTTTCATAAAGGATCCATAGCCAATAGGTTTTACGTCAGCTGGATCATCTATAAAAACTAGAGTCACTACTTACATTGAGTTTTTCTACTCGGTTTGATTTTCCCATATTTTATAGTGGGAACTCAGTTTAACTGATTTTTTGGATTTTGGAGGTAGGTACTACACAGTTTTTAGTTTTCATTACGAtttgaaataactttaaaatgacaAGAAAATCAAAGTTGTTGTATTTATACTTAAGATTTACcgctaaaatatattaaatctgtATCTATTCCAGAAGTTCCAAACTTTTTTTcagttgtataatttttttctaactattcacaaaaagaatatatgtttaaaatattgccaaaaatttttatattatacatttaTTTCAGTGATTTCAGAAATTTGTAGTAAACAGAGTGAAATTGACAGTTTATATTTTTTCATAGAGCGCAGCCCTGTCCCACTGTTTGAAAAACGCTAATTTAATATTCAGCTGTTTTGTTTCCATGATTTGATAATCATATTTTAATTATCTTGATTTTTGGttactatatttaaaacaaatttttagatAAAGCCCCAATTTATAGGATAAAAGCAATTAATTACTAATTCCTTTAGATTTCCTTTGGCTGTGTAGTagatattttaatttactaaaaatgaTATGAATGGcaattacattatttttttttacctattagaaataaaaaccttaggataatttttttgaagatcatagacaaatacacaatttataaatataaattgtgTATTTACACTGTTTTGGAATTGATATATTAAACTTGAGTATACCATTgaggttaaaaatgaaataaacctGTTTGTATTTCACTaaggtttattattttcaatattacaaaatacacataTTTCTGTGAAAGGGCCACATTTGTCACTCCACTCGTGTTTAAAATAGTTCTTTTAGCGAGGTAGATATTGGTCCAGTTCATTTCTTATTTATTTCGGAATTTTCCACCAAACAGAAGGAGTAATGTACTCCAACAAAATTGAAATGTTTtctaattgaaattttttctGAGATACTACTACTGAATTAACTCGTTTAGGTTCTATCATACTATTATTCTTTTTGAATCTTTGGTAATCTTGAAATACAACTCTCCACTTTACACTTTTCTGAACACATCCATTTTACACTTCACTGAAAATTGATATATCCTATTAGCCTTTCTGAATGTTATTATCGCTGATCCTTGTTCCACCGCCCGTGTGTTGTTATCGCTGATCCTTATTCCTCTGCCCGTGTGTTGTTATGTCTATAGGCGGTAGTTGGGATGACTTCCGATCTTACTGTTCTTATCAGTGATCTTTCCTGTAAGTAGGATTTTTTATCAGCGATTCGTGGGCGGACAATAGGATCTTCCTAATTCTATATAAGTGGCGGACGATGGGATCTTCCTAATCCCATATAAGTGGCGGACGATGGGATCTTCCTAAGTGGGCGGAGGATTGGATCTTTCCGGTCTTGGCCGGTCTTACAGACCGGACCGGAAGTCCGATCTTCCGCCTATTTATAACTACTTCCCTCCAAATCTCACTCTTATAAGTATAACCTTTCAAATGATACGAGGGGGGAGGGGACTTTTGGCTAGTACAGTATGTATCTAGGTGACCAAAGTATAAACCTAAAAATCAACTAAAACCTTGCGAAAATTATAATAACAGGAGGACAAATACACAGCAGTGGAAAACATCCACATGATTACCTCTAGAATAAATGCTGCTCAAAAGATCATAGAGACATTAAATTCGAGTATGTATGTAGTAAAATCTGTAagatataaaacaaaactttaagCTCAACATAAAAGCACTTTCTCAGAAGATCAGGTCGAAAATTAAATCTAGGAAGAATTAGAAATGTAGAGATCAGAATGCTCGGAAAAGAAAGAACTGTTAATATTATAGGCCTAAAGCAACTCATATGGTAAGGACATGTAAACTGGCCAAATAccaaaacaaataataaacaggAAACCAAGAGGAAAAAGAAAAATAGGACGCATAAAATAAAACTGGCAACAAGGGAATAAGATTTATAGATATACTTCTGGCAACACTATAATATATTTTACTCTATTTGGAGTTTGTCATATAGTAAtcagaaaaaaatgtaaaaaaattgtaaaaaaaaatgtaaaaaaactataaaaaaactgGTAAAACAGGTTTTACCCTGTAATAACTCCTTTCATAGAACAGCACACAAAGACTACCCTTGTCGAGGATAAGTAAAGATGTAGGTGTACTTGGTGTTAGACTTGTTTTTTAAAGACATAGTTACTTTTAGTACCAATTTATAAGTACTTCTTTATACACAATTAACATGTATTCGTTTTCAGAATATGACCCAGCTAAGGACCAAATAGTGATATGGGCAATAGTGGAAGTCAGTATCCAGCGGTTACAGAAGTACAACCAAACGAACAATGGGTCCACTCGTTCCCAAGGACGCAGCATCCGCAACCAAAACACAATTTCCAACACAAGGTACTGCCAGAAAGAAACGCTCATTTAAAACTTAGGTCGACTAATAATGGAGAGATACTACATTCCGGTGGCACCATCAGCGGAAGACATGCTAAGTTTACGGACGAAGTTAAGGAAAAATGTGTAAGTAATTTTCATTAGTTAAAATCTTcgttttcattatatttttagaATCAAAGATTGAGTCATTAGTTTTATTTGTTGGGTCGGTTTCCCGTATTAAAATTCGGTATAAGTTTATATCTTTGCTCATACCAAAATCAATCTTCTTCACACCCATGACCTGCTTAAACGTCTTCGATCAATTTTTCTCTTATATTACTCTCCTAATGCTTCCAGTGACTTGCAATTCGTATTGGATGATTATTATTTCTATATTGAATATGCTCTAACCATCTTAAgatataaatttttcattttggaatcaATTAGCCATCCCTAAACTCTATTCATTCATTCAAGCATTTTCATTTTCGTCCCATGCATTCGTTGTTCTTCTTTCCTTTTAACTGCAAAACATTCAGTTCCATACATAGTAGCTGGCATTATAGCATGTTTAAAAAGTGTGCGTTTTAATTTCATTAGAATTTTTCTGTTACACAACACAGCATGCGCCTCCTTAAATTTTGTCTATTCCGCTTTAACTATACTCCAatgcatctccatctattttcCCATATCTCTCTAATACCGATCCTAGTTACATCAAACTATTACTTTCCATAATCATTTCACAATCCAAAATTATCATCTTATTTGTAGTAGCAACTACATATTTAAATGAACATTTTAGAGACTCCTGCTATAGATTTTTGTTTAAAAGCTTTTTCTTCAGGAACTTGTCTCAGTGGCGGATACATATGAAAGGGGAAGCAAGATGCGCCCATCCCCTTGCTGTCCCACTTTCATTACTGCCCGCACCAGTCAGCCTGCACTCTATTCATTCGTTTCTTTCTTTAGTCCATGATATTATTAACTAACATGTCACTAAcatgttagtcatagtatcatgtaTCATGCTTCAATCGACTCTAGCGAGTCCGTGAGTCGAGTTATCAAATAGTTGTAGAgataatggattttgacaagagctatgagtcataccgatgcagtacacaagtttacctgttatttacaaggtcatagctcttgtcaaaattcATTACCTATACTATCTTATGCAGCACGCTCCTCCTCGTCATCGGACTTTAAATTTCTGTCTAACACATACCTACGAGAAAAGTCGCGGCCATTCCAGTGATCTCGATACGTTATTCTGTCTGGCATTGGTTCGAGCAAAGTCACGAATATTCTAGTGTTTTTTGTACAGAGAACCTTCGATAGTAACTTTATAAAGACGGACTATTTGCTAAATGGGAAGCTAGTTTACATTTAAAAGCAGAAATATTCAGTGCGAATAAGTGTTTATTCCAAAATAACTGGTATCTAATTTTCCTACTTtgtaacaatatattaaaatggATCGTTAAGTAATAAGAACAAGAAAAGTAGAAACATCTGAAGATTCCGGTAACTATTCATCCGCAAAAATATCACCAGATCTATATGTAGAACCTAGCACTTCGAAACTTCCACAAGAAAGTTCATTAACTGATTCTTTTAATCCCAGGGATATTGACAATTATTTGGATACATTAGCGTCAGAAAATATTAGTGatgatataaaatacaagctTCTTACAGCTCCAAAGAAACCTGAAAAAGGTTACATCTTTCCTACTTCCGAGCACTACAAGAAACGACGGGTTCAACGCAGACAAGTGCATGAGAATCACTTTGAACAGAATCCATGTCTGGTGTTCTCACAAGTTAACAAGGGACTTTTTTGAATTAACTGTTCAATTGTTGTGAATATTAAAATGATTGAAGGAAAGAAATCCATTATCGCCAAGAAACTTGTGACTAACTTGTGACTAACAAAGTTTGCCAAACTTACTGGATAAGATGGTGACCTTGAGACCCACTCTTGTAGCGTTAACAAATGCAAAATTATTTTTGGAAAGACGAGACAACCGCGAACTTGAAGttaaaatataaatcaattatCAAGACAAAGAATGGAAAGCAAAGAAAACAGAGACAATCTTGTACCTATAATCAAAACAATCATATTTGGGATGATGGGAGTCTAATAGAAAACGAAAATGATCGTGAAAGTATAGTGAGTAACGAGGGAAACTTTAGAGCTCTTCTAAGATTTAGAATTTATGCTGGAAACTTGCAACTAAAACATCACCTTAAGACCACTAACGCGAACGCCACTTACATAAGTAAAACAACGTGTAATGAACTTATTTCAGGCCGTGAAACAGTAATGTGATCGAGAATACTGGAGGAAATCAAAGATTCTCTCGTTGTTACAGGATGTGACGGGAAATTACACGAAAGACTTTTAAGGTTTCGTTGAGATTTATAACGACAATGAATGTAGTGGAAACATTAACGATGAACCTCAAGAGAGTCAAGAGCGTAACATTATTAGTGACGTATTGGGTACTACGATTCTAAGGAGAATGGTAAGCCTTTCTCGCTCACTGGAgaactgtgtgtgtgtgtgtgtgtgtgtgtgtgtgtgtgtgtgtgtgtgtgtgtgtgtatttccTGTGATAGTTGCTCAGTTAATATGTCAGAATTGAAAAAGGAGCTGTGACTACAATAAAAAAGTCACTTGGTACTATTGAAGAAGTAGTATCAGTCCTTGCAGTCATATTGTCAAACGAGATGGGTTGAGCAACATGATGCTGTTATTAAACTTGCAGCTGATCTCTGAATTGTTTGCAAAGTTCTTAAAGAAATACAGTGTTTGAGAGATACAGACAACGGCTGTCAAAGCCAATATTAACCTTGGAGCTCTCTATAATTGCGAGTTTATTATTACGCTCTTTACAATGAGTGACATTATGAGCATAACATATCCAGTCAGCACAATCTTCCAAGACTCTAGCTTAAACGTCGCGATGGCAAAAGCAAAATTAGATTCGACGCCAAGGTGTACGACAGCATGAGAGCTAATGCTGATAGCCACTTCACTCGTAGACGTGGAGATAAGTGTTTCTCGTCTTACCGGCAGACAAAGACACAGGGAAAACTGCGATCATAATGATGATGCTATAACATATTggaaaagaactgtttttattCCAACAGTGGACGATGTTACTAATGCCATTAGAGAACGTTTTGctaaagaaaatatttatcatttaaaattcaACATACTTTTGCCCTCACAACTACTGAAACATGAGGGTAATGATCTGGCACATAAATTGAATCGGTGCTTAACTGAACTACCATTCTTTGAAGAAGACTCACCATTTGTAGTTAAATAGTGATTAATGGGAGAGATTCTTCTATACAAGCAAACAAGCATAAACGCCCTTAATGAGCGTGATTCTATTATGCAAGCGTTGTCTGTTTGTCCTAGATCTGACTACCCTACTTTGCACACGCTGTAAAAATATTTGCTTGTCTACCTGTATATATTGCTACAGTACACAGAAGTTTTTCAACATTGCGGCAGACAAAGACATGGCTAAGGTCAACAATGAAGGAGGAACGACGCATCGTTTAACGAAGAGAACCACAATTGTAACTTTTTTATATCATAAGATGGCATTGTCTTGTATATGTGTATAATCAGTTTAAATAAAGCCTTCTTAAACTTTGCATTATCTTTTTATTATGATAAAAGCAAAGGTAGCCCAAGATATCTTTAGCGTCCTTGAGTTTTTTCTGTATCCGCCACTGGCTTGTCTCCAATATTCCAATCTTTGCTCCAAATCCTTTTCACTATATCATCAGTATACATTAAGCACGAGGGAATGTTACCTAGTAGTTTTCCTGATATCTAATACATCAAAAATGAGATTAAATAAAAACTAAGCACTGAGCCCAGATACAATCCTTTCACGTTAAATTTATCAGTCTCCTCCACATCTATCTTCACACAATCTTCACATACTCACCGGGAACCCATATCTTATTAAGAGCCCACCACAGAACCTCTCGAGAAATTTTATCATCTTCTTTGGCTAAATTAGTAAATACCAtagaaatgttttttattttattttatttactatatttttCCATCAGGTGAGAGAACGTAGTGCACCTTTTGACGACAGTAGTTCCAACGATGGAAGAGAGTTGATAAGAGAGAAGGACAGTTCCCGCAAAATCGCTCACCAAGGAGTCAAACATAAGCTCAATAATAATGTTTCTAGTCAACAGGTAAATTATACAGTTGCTATTATGTATGGTAAATCATGATTCGTTGATATTTTAGATAAAATCTTTTGCATCAGAACCCGATCTAAGGTATACGCCGATGCATGGTAATCACGATTATAGAGACAAGAAATCAAAGAAAAAGTACAAAGCACCTTCTCCTCCACGAAAATATATGATGGTAAGTGATCTTCTACGTTAAAATACGTAATAGAATGTCCAAGTTTGCACTATCTTTAAATGATTGCAGTTGtgttattttttatgaatttgtTAATTGTATCAATGAATTTTAGGGCAGCGACAAGCAATCATCCGGAAAAGAAGATTTCAATCCTGGTCTACCCATTAGAAAAGCAAGGTTATTTAAAACCAGAgccgaaacgaaaaaaaaatctaGTCATTTAAATGAAACCTCAGACGAATATGCCAGTCCCAATAACACTACTAAAGCCAACGAAAAATCTAAGCGACTCTCCTTGCCAGAGGTTAAGCTGATTGACTCCAATGACTTTTACAAAGAGCTTAAAGATGCAACAAATAGATTAAGACACGTAGAAATAGATGAGTGTAAACCAGAACCAAGTAGTGGTAATAGAACAAAGTTGCAGACTCTCGATCCGAATATTTCTAGTAGCAAAGATTTAAAAGAAAGATTAATGGAAAAAATTGAAAACCGGCAGTGCAAAAACCCCATGATAAACTGTACTAGAGATGAAGCGTCTGGAAAGGAGTCTACCACTCCGGATATGTCTCCATCTCCTACTTCTAAAGATCTAGTATCTAAAGATAAGCGCCCAAAACAGCTCTTTTATTTTGGTATGgatgaaaatatagaagaaaaaCAACCGCGTAATGGAGTATTTGAAAACTTCAACACAAATATTAGAGTACAACATTCTTCTGAATCAGATATATCCAGCGACATTGAATCTGATGAACACGATATTTGTAGATCAGGGATAGACCTACAATTGCGACCTATATTACCCAAGAAACAATTGGAAATTCCTAGATTTTCTCCAGCAGCAGCTTGGAGACTTCTCTCTTTAGACGCCAACGATAATACGACAGGGACAATGATAAGTGACGATACACCTTTGCTGATGGAAGATCACATTGAAAAATATTCCAGACCACCACCACCATTAGTCAATGTTGGTCAGAGGTAATGAACACccttataatttttaacaataacaAAATTGTATCAATTTAGTTCTATTAAGTCCTATTCAAAATGTAGATGTTATATGTCATATTTATCAGTATTATCTCCAATTTGTCGTCGTTTCTgaagttatttttcttcttctcctttttcgTCCAAAATCAAACGAGACACTACTTATTTTTGGCAATTAATCGTGAAACCTTTATACCAAAACCTTTCATTAAACTCCACCAAGAAGAAGTGTCTAGGTTTTGGTTACACCAACAACTTTCTTATCGGAATTTTAAGGATAACTACTGGATCAATATTTGATTTACATCATGGTTCCTTCGTTTGACCTATATTGTAGAATATTTCCTCAGTTTACAGTAACCACTGTCGCCACCTTCAGCTTTCGTCTGCTAAGACTAATTAGAATAGTCGAAAGCGTCTTGTCAATATTGTTAAGAGACACTTTATTACCTCGTTTCAATTGATGAAGGAGATCCCAATTATTTTTACGATTTTTGATTGGTTAAATGGGTTCTTTTCCGCTAATATGGTTTCTTGACTGTCGGTAATGATATTTATCTTTTCTCCTGTGGCTCCTTTCATAATTTCATCAATGTAGTCTATCAGTGTAAATACTTTATGAACACTTGTCTTGTCTTAAACTGTAGCATTAGCTGAAAATAGTTGTCTCTCTGGTTCAGTTCCACATACAATTTTGGTCCCAGTGAACCATATTTGATCTCCATTAATGTTGAAGATTAATTTTCTTAATGTGTTTGTTCAAAAAAGATGGTGGCATTAAATAAcgtacaaatatattaaaaactagCTGACCCACCGAACTATGTATCGTCTTAAAACTAAATAATGTATCAAAGTTTAATAAGCTCCTCTTTAGAGTCTGTTAAGTAACAGAAATCACTGGGTAATGAAATAAATCCGATCGAGGTGTCAATAGCAACTTTTACCATTTCcaatatctaacaactgcttctAAAACACACTTGCACTTTgattttgttatttataaaacacTCGCATGTTATTTGTCAATGAGAGCGACTTTAGATGCGCCATAAATTGGATGATGTTAGACATGCGTTTAGTACAGTCTGAAAACAGAATCATGGCTTCgccaaaaatgtttttaattgtcACGAATATCTTCTATCAAAGTTCTGTCCAGTCCCTGTAATGACCTCTTGTCTGCCAATGTACCTTCACCCCAAACGATTAATTTGCAGACCTGTAAAATCTTCGCCATTGCTCTCATCGCCAAATAATGTTTATATGTACAAAAGTGCTGAGTATACAAGGGTAACTTGAAGTGTAGCGAAAGTAttataaaataggtaaaaagaaaaataggtaaaaagaaataataaatataaaataatacacaCATGTTAAGAATAGATTTgtgtgctctagtttctaattttattaattaaagtgGGTAATCAATTTACGTAACCTATAATAAATATTCTTTCGGGACTTTTTATgaatctttatttattattatctcaACTTATATGGCATGAGgtcttcttttttgatatgttagttttctttctttttttttactccaAGAGCTTATGTTGCTGCATTTATTATGTTATTTTAGCTTTCCTCCATGTTATCGTTTTCTAGCAATCAGCAATTTGATGTCCtcatattatttacatcataGATAGTTTCATTCTGGATTGAAACATATGAAGTCTTATAAAGGCGTACACAAAAGTATGTCAACAGACGGTAATATGTTTGTAAtgttatagttattattattatataaaagaaACTATATTTATAGTATATAATAAATTGATGGATTGTTTCTAGATTCAGTAATGATAAATCTGGAGATTCTGGTATATCTGGAGATGATGGAGATGCTGTGATACCTATTGCTTATTGCTACGACGATGTTACCTCTGCCAATGATACCAATACGGcaatgcaaaaaaacaaaattcccGTAAgttaaaaagatataaaaatattgttaattataatctaaatctaaataattttaaattatctaatTCTATATTTTAGATCAAATACTTAAACAAACCCGAGAGGATCTCCTGGACCCCTCAACAAGATTTGGGAGATGATTCTAGTATAGATGAAGATCTTCAGAATGAAAAGTTGTTACAAACAATAAGGCCACGTGATGGTCCCCATACTTTTAGTTTATCCTTACCCAGAGATAATCGTCTAGCGTCGTATATGGTTGAAAAGAACAATATACCCCATTATAGTGGTTTGCAAAAGTTTAAAAAGTCCTTAACAGGAGTCCTGGGTAATTTatcaaacaaaaaagaatttctTGAATCCAGCGTGCTAGATGAAAAAAGTGCCAATTGGTTTTTGAGCAAATCTGCTCCAAATTCCTTAACTCACACGTTCCATTCTTTGGAAAGACATCGAATGCAAGACACTGAGGATCAGCCATACCCCTCCCATGCCAATGCATCAGCTAGAATCATATATTTACCTGAAATAGATCTTGATTTTAACAATGACCGATACCAACGCCCTATGAAAAACTACAAATATTCCCAATATTCAAAATCTTGTGAAGATATCGGACTAGAATTAGAAAAGCATCATCCACAGGAGCTCCAAGATCCTCCCATTAGCCACGATGACTCATCCtggaaaattaaaagaaaacctAAAAAGTATACCTTTCAAAGTACAATAAGGCAGATAGAAAAGAAACGGTTGTCAGACAAATTGTCAAGGGAAGCCGAAAAGCGAGAGAGAAAGAGAATAAGAGAATTAGAGGCCATGCAGAAAGTTGAAGAAGAATTTCAGAAGAAGAGAGCAAGGTATATATCATTatcttttgaattatttttagaatAGTTCTATTAAATTAACCTCTTACCTAATATTAATCATTTTTGAGCATTTTTGTGATTTCAACCTAAAGTAACTTCGCCTCAATCTTACTGAGATAATGACTAGGAGCATATTAATAACCTTGGCTAATCAAAGCATTTACCAAGGTCGTTACTCGGAAGGCAATCGCATCCACGTTAAACTGTAGATTCCGTACATCGGTGTACTCTAACTAAGGTGTCCATACCACAATTGTGCACAGGAATATGCTACTCTCAATTGTTGTATGGCACCACACGAAGATTGACTTTTTCCTCAAGGGACACGTGACATCGTGAGGAATACTGGCTGGAGAAGTTTATAGGAACAACTTTGTATATTGGCTATGCCTTCAAAAGACTGATCAGCTATTTAGAACAGGCCGAAAAGAAGTTAAGTTTAAAAATGTGGTGTAGGAGGTTcaactaaaattattactatatgACATCAGTTCtaatggttttaatattttattttagagagAAGGCTAACATTCGGCAACAGTTAAGGTTATTTTCGATGGATGATAATTCTGGATGGCATAGTTTACCGCCAAACTTTGAACTCGATCACAAAGTAagtttttttgcattaaatttt is a window from the Diabrotica undecimpunctata isolate CICGRU chromosome 10, icDiaUnde3, whole genome shotgun sequence genome containing:
- the LOC140452307 gene encoding uncharacterized protein, with translation MGNSGSQYPAVTEVQPNEQWVHSFPRTQHPQPKHNFQHKVLPERNAHLKLRSTNNGEILHSGGTISGRHAKFTDEVKEKCVRERSAPFDDSSSNDGRELIREKDSSRKIAHQGVKHKLNNNVSSQQIKSFASEPDLRYTPMHGNHDYRDKKSKKKYKAPSPPRKYMMGSDKQSSGKEDFNPGLPIRKARLFKTRAETKKKSSHLNETSDEYASPNNTTKANEKSKRLSLPEVKLIDSNDFYKELKDATNRLRHVEIDECKPEPSSGNRTKLQTLDPNISSSKDLKERLMEKIENRQCKNPMINCTRDEASGKESTTPDMSPSPTSKDLVSKDKRPKQLFYFGMDENIEEKQPRNGVFENFNTNIRVQHSSESDISSDIESDEHDICRSGIDLQLRPILPKKQLEIPRFSPAAAWRLLSLDANDNTTGTMISDDTPLLMEDHIEKYSRPPPPLVNVGQRFSNDKSGDSGISGDDGDAVIPIAYCYDDVTSANDTNTAMQKNKIPIKYLNKPERISWTPQQDLGDDSSIDEDLQNEKLLQTIRPRDGPHTFSLSLPRDNRLASYMVEKNNIPHYSGLQKFKKSLTGVLGNLSNKKEFLESSVLDEKSANWFLSKSAPNSLTHTFHSLERHRMQDTEDQPYPSHANASARIIYLPEIDLDFNNDRYQRPMKNYKYSQYSKSCEDIGLELEKHHPQELQDPPISHDDSSWKIKRKPKKYTFQSTIRQIEKKRLSDKLSREAEKRERKRIRELEAMQKVEEEFQKKRAREKANIRQQLRLFSMDDNSGWHSLPPNFELDHKERRSEPDGAFSSVCTSSCSTNNNTYNQGCQDMSYHKSSNTETKPTSYTRELSEYRQTQRDYRDYNSNLKYTHDKVHSRQTTVHPQVSCNMPKVKGLKVKDDHNYRKEFVAGVRSLLSTGSSHSEDSQNYSNKNPHRNKSVAPGYNSYLPS